In a genomic window of Pseudoxanthomonas indica:
- a CDS encoding TonB-dependent receptor, whose protein sequence is MLQHKRNLLSAALASAIALTATGVHAQTATPAAGTQAPTEQNATELETVTVTGIRAGIESAISTKRESTSIVEAISAEDIGKLPDVSIAESIARLPGVTAQRVGGRAQVISVRGLSPDFATTLLNGREVVSTGDNRSVEFDQYPSELMSGVTLYKTPDAGLIGQGLSGTIDMQTVRPLSYDEPVVAFSGRYQRNSLGSAAEIDAHGNRFNAAFITQFADNTVGLSVGYSHSDTPIQENQVGLYEPWRFLEEDSWRPGVPGGTYYSDGIKALRRTGNLERDGVMATLQYRPSNNWTSILDVFHSEATQITTANQFEVNLGGYNGNYQPGLSITGAQVNGNHSFTGGVASGVYPLVRGMYNKRLDKIDAFGWSNEFNAGTARIYTDLSYSKAKRDELSLENNTQLTPMPQLDTVTLSYRQNGFSQLSPGMDYSNPNALFLTNTIYGSGYGKVPQVEDELKSVKIGATLQLPESWSWFSGLDVGVNYADRQKSKIQPEGNILLGPQGDTAIASDLQRGLVNLNFAGVGYIPAWNVEDAVSRYMIFAPVTNLDYLVPKTWRVDEDITTAFARFNIDTEWGSVGVRGNVGVQFMRTEQSSNSFYWDDIAPAGEQVKPIEEGKSYNDVLPSMNLAFQFADDQTVRVALAKQVARPRVDQLRSSLDFGIDTSTGIPGASGGNPLLDPWEAYAFDLSYEKYFGNKAYVAAAVFYKDLRTYIFTQTRDGYDFSSYVASYVPGPNQPEAQTTGNFTAPYNGRGGKLKGLELTASLPLDLLWQPLEGFGIVATASFNDSDITIVDPDSANSVGDGPISLPGLSDEVYNLTAYYERSGFEARISQRKRSDFIGEIGNFDGNRTLRYVVGEDQVDAQLGYTFGAGSSLDGLSLLLQVTNMTNSPYKTYAGSKDRPLEYIEWGRTYLVGFNYRF, encoded by the coding sequence ATGCTGCAACACAAGCGCAACCTGCTGAGTGCGGCGCTGGCATCCGCCATCGCGCTGACCGCAACGGGCGTCCATGCCCAAACGGCCACGCCGGCCGCGGGCACGCAGGCGCCGACCGAACAGAACGCCACCGAACTGGAAACCGTCACGGTGACCGGCATCCGCGCCGGTATCGAGAGCGCCATCTCGACCAAGCGCGAATCCACCTCCATCGTCGAAGCGATCTCGGCCGAGGACATCGGCAAGCTCCCGGACGTCAGCATCGCTGAATCGATTGCACGCCTGCCTGGCGTCACCGCGCAACGCGTGGGTGGCCGTGCCCAGGTGATCAGCGTGCGTGGCCTGTCGCCTGACTTCGCCACGACCTTGCTCAACGGGCGTGAAGTCGTCAGCACCGGTGACAACCGCAGCGTCGAGTTCGATCAGTATCCGTCGGAACTGATGAGCGGCGTGACCCTGTACAAGACGCCGGACGCCGGCCTGATTGGCCAGGGCCTGTCTGGCACCATCGACATGCAGACCGTGCGTCCGCTCAGCTACGACGAACCCGTGGTCGCCTTCAGCGGTCGCTACCAGCGCAATTCGCTGGGTTCGGCGGCGGAAATCGACGCGCACGGCAATCGCTTCAATGCCGCCTTCATCACCCAGTTCGCCGACAACACCGTCGGCCTGTCGGTGGGCTACTCGCATTCCGACACGCCCATCCAGGAAAACCAGGTGGGCCTGTACGAGCCGTGGCGATTCCTGGAAGAGGACAGCTGGCGTCCCGGCGTGCCGGGCGGCACCTACTACTCTGATGGCATCAAGGCGCTGCGCCGCACCGGCAACCTGGAACGCGACGGCGTGATGGCCACCTTGCAGTATCGCCCGTCCAACAACTGGACCAGCATCCTGGACGTGTTCCACTCCGAGGCGACGCAGATCACCACCGCCAACCAGTTCGAAGTGAATCTGGGTGGTTACAACGGCAATTACCAGCCCGGCCTGAGCATCACCGGCGCGCAGGTCAACGGCAACCACAGCTTTACCGGCGGCGTGGCCAGCGGCGTGTATCCGCTGGTGCGCGGCATGTACAACAAGCGCCTGGACAAGATCGACGCGTTCGGCTGGAGCAACGAATTCAACGCCGGTACCGCCCGCATCTACACCGACCTGAGCTACTCCAAGGCCAAGCGCGATGAGCTGAGCCTGGAGAACAACACCCAGCTCACGCCGATGCCGCAGCTGGACACCGTTACCCTGAGCTATCGCCAGAACGGGTTCTCGCAGTTGTCGCCGGGCATGGACTACTCCAATCCCAATGCGCTGTTCCTGACCAACACCATCTACGGCTCCGGCTACGGCAAGGTGCCGCAGGTGGAAGACGAACTGAAGAGCGTCAAGATCGGCGCCACGCTGCAACTGCCGGAATCGTGGAGCTGGTTCTCCGGTCTTGATGTGGGTGTCAACTACGCGGATCGCCAGAAGTCCAAGATCCAGCCGGAAGGCAACATCCTGCTCGGGCCGCAAGGCGACACCGCCATTGCCTCGGATCTGCAGCGTGGCCTGGTCAACCTCAACTTCGCGGGCGTGGGCTACATTCCCGCCTGGAACGTGGAAGACGCGGTCAGCCGCTACATGATCTTCGCGCCGGTCACGAACCTGGACTACCTGGTGCCCAAGACCTGGCGTGTGGACGAAGACATCACCACTGCGTTCGCGCGCTTCAACATCGACACCGAATGGGGCTCGGTGGGCGTGCGCGGCAATGTCGGCGTGCAGTTCATGCGCACCGAGCAGTCGTCCAACTCGTTCTACTGGGATGACATCGCGCCGGCCGGCGAGCAGGTCAAGCCGATTGAGGAAGGCAAGAGCTACAACGACGTGCTGCCGAGCATGAACCTGGCCTTCCAGTTTGCCGATGACCAGACCGTGCGCGTCGCCCTGGCGAAGCAAGTGGCGCGCCCGCGCGTGGACCAGCTGCGTTCCTCGCTGGATTTCGGCATCGACACCAGCACCGGTATCCCCGGCGCCAGCGGTGGCAACCCGCTGCTGGATCCGTGGGAGGCCTACGCCTTCGATCTGTCGTACGAAAAGTACTTCGGCAACAAGGCCTACGTGGCGGCCGCGGTGTTCTACAAGGATCTGCGCACGTACATCTTCACCCAGACCCGCGATGGCTATGACTTCTCCAGCTACGTGGCCAGCTACGTTCCGGGCCCGAACCAGCCGGAAGCGCAGACCACCGGCAACTTCACCGCGCCGTACAACGGCAGGGGCGGCAAGCTCAAGGGTCTGGAACTGACCGCGTCGCTGCCGCTGGATCTGCTGTGGCAGCCGCTGGAAGGTTTCGGCATCGTCGCCACGGCCAGCTTCAACGACAGCGACATCACCATCGTCGATCCGGACAGCGCCAACAGCGTGGGCGATGGTCCGATCTCGCTGCCGGGCCTGTCCGACGAGGTGTACAACCTCACCGCCTACTACGAACGCTCGGGTTTCGAGGCGCGCATCAGCCAGCGCAAGCGTTCGGACTTCATTGGTGAGATCGGCAACTTCGACGGCAACCGGACGCTGCGTTACGTGGTAGGCGAGGACCAGGTGGATGCACAGCTGGGCTACACCTTCGGCGCCGGCAGCAGCCTCGACGGCCTGAGCCTGTTGCTGCAGGTCACCAACATGACCAACTCGCCGTACAAGACCTACGCCGGCAGCAAGGATCGTCCGCTGGAGTACATCGAGTGGGGCCGTACCTACCTGGTGGGTTTCAACTACCGTTTCTAA
- a CDS encoding formylglycine-generating enzyme family protein — MRPIGLLLLTALALCACSREQAASRDARGEAAEVRMPQITVTGDDSINAALNWQPPAVTLSAEQLPEARKRAAQALQEERLYAGADDAIPLFLAIRRLAPEDAGARAGLDRALDSLLRQGERALKRAEDRDDAAREAAQIAAVARAIDPNDDAVVAYLGRVDEVEQLSRLNQASERALREGRLGENGGGALAGFREVLKWKPGQPRARQGVAAVESDLIRRAEDAALAGDFDTAQIWLNHAARVREQAPTVADARQRVDGIRIGRIAALRESGVRDLASPLGLKGAREKLAEVLRIAEPGDPVAADFRLRIELATHYGLFRPGQAFTDAMTGGGRGPEMMVVPHGAFQMGAGEDELGAGDAEKPAHYVRFDRGFAMSRTPVTVGQYRRFVQATGYRPRATRRGHSIVYDERSGNFVRRSGVDWQSDYSGAPARADMPVLHVSVYDAEAYAEWLAQQTGHGYRLPSEAEFEYSVRAGTQGRYPWGNGQPPDDFGNLTGGNDVSPSGRHWNNAFVGYGDGYWGAAPVANFRANRWGLHDLGGNVSEWVADCWHASYRRAPADGAAWFNPGCRARVVRGASWASAPVQARAAWRSSSDSDMTNARVGFRVVRGI; from the coding sequence TTGCGTCCAATCGGCTTGCTGCTGCTGACTGCATTGGCACTTTGCGCCTGCTCGCGCGAGCAGGCGGCATCGCGTGATGCGCGTGGCGAGGCCGCCGAAGTACGGATGCCGCAGATTACCGTCACCGGCGATGACAGCATCAATGCGGCACTGAACTGGCAGCCGCCGGCGGTGACGCTCAGCGCCGAACAACTGCCCGAGGCGCGCAAGCGTGCCGCCCAGGCGCTGCAGGAAGAGCGGCTGTACGCCGGCGCCGATGACGCCATCCCCTTGTTCCTGGCCATACGCCGGCTGGCGCCGGAGGATGCCGGCGCCCGCGCCGGACTGGACCGTGCACTGGACAGCCTGCTGCGACAGGGCGAGCGCGCCCTCAAGCGCGCCGAGGATCGCGATGACGCCGCGCGCGAGGCCGCGCAGATCGCCGCCGTGGCGCGCGCCATCGATCCCAACGACGATGCGGTGGTGGCCTATCTGGGGCGGGTCGACGAAGTCGAACAGCTCAGTCGCCTGAACCAGGCCAGCGAACGCGCGCTCCGCGAGGGACGGCTGGGCGAGAACGGCGGCGGCGCGCTGGCCGGCTTCCGCGAAGTGCTGAAATGGAAACCCGGCCAGCCGCGTGCGCGCCAGGGCGTGGCCGCCGTGGAAAGTGACTTGATACGCCGGGCCGAAGACGCTGCGCTGGCCGGCGATTTCGATACCGCCCAGATCTGGTTGAACCATGCCGCGCGCGTGCGCGAACAGGCGCCCACGGTGGCTGACGCACGCCAGCGGGTGGACGGCATCCGCATTGGTCGCATCGCCGCGCTGCGCGAGAGTGGCGTGCGCGATCTGGCCTCGCCGCTGGGGCTGAAGGGGGCGCGCGAAAAACTCGCCGAAGTGTTGCGGATTGCCGAGCCCGGAGACCCGGTGGCGGCGGATTTCCGCCTGCGTATCGAACTGGCCACCCACTACGGCCTGTTCCGGCCGGGCCAGGCGTTCACCGACGCGATGACCGGCGGTGGGCGTGGACCCGAGATGATGGTGGTGCCGCACGGCGCCTTCCAGATGGGCGCGGGCGAAGACGAACTGGGCGCCGGCGATGCGGAGAAGCCGGCGCATTACGTGCGCTTTGACCGCGGCTTCGCGATGTCGCGCACACCGGTGACGGTGGGCCAGTACCGCCGCTTCGTGCAGGCCACCGGCTATCGGCCGCGTGCGACCCGGCGCGGTCATTCCATCGTCTACGACGAGCGCAGCGGCAACTTCGTGCGCCGCAGCGGGGTGGACTGGCAGTCCGACTACAGCGGCGCGCCCGCGCGCGCCGACATGCCGGTGCTGCACGTGAGCGTCTACGACGCCGAAGCCTATGCCGAGTGGCTGGCCCAGCAGACCGGCCACGGCTATCGCCTGCCCAGCGAAGCCGAGTTCGAGTACAGCGTGCGTGCCGGTACGCAGGGTCGCTATCCCTGGGGCAATGGCCAGCCGCCGGACGATTTCGGCAACCTCACCGGCGGCAATGATGTCTCGCCCAGCGGACGCCACTGGAACAACGCCTTTGTCGGCTACGGCGACGGTTACTGGGGCGCGGCGCCAGTGGCCAACTTCCGCGCCAATCGCTGGGGTCTTCACGACCTCGGTGGCAATGTCAGCGAATGGGTGGCCGATTGCTGGCACGCCTCGTACCGGCGGGCGCCGGCCGATGGTGCGGCCTGGTTCAATCCGGGCTGCCGCGCACGGGTGGTGCGAGGCGCCTCCTGGGCCAGCGCGCCGGTGCAGGCGCGGGCGGCATGGCGCTCGTCCTCGGATTCGGATATGACTAATGCGCGCGTGGGTTTCCGGGTGGTACGTGGTATCTAG
- a CDS encoding methyl-accepting chemotaxis protein codes for MSPVASKKFLSLQFKLLGALTVGLSFILICALAGLASAWLSLSTQVPEQVQQATDSELMSREFRLQVQEWKNVLIRGNDAEQLSKHLSAFNEGAATVSRLAGQLASSMDDAQAAAFAAQFRKEHQTLTDNYRAALTGFEAAQFDPHAGDALVRGMDREPTQTLEKLNQRAKAVADAAVVKKSEDARRTLMWSGVVSLLAAVVLVVALAWWIRRSVIAPVVSAGQAARAVASGNLDHVIKVQSRDEVGQLATAMQSMTTTLKAVIAAQLDMAHRHDLGQISHRIDDAQFPGEYGRMVRESNALVAQHIGVKLKVVEVMRRYSVGDLSVDMDRLPGEKAVITEAMDATKASLAAINNEIKQLAAAAAAGDFSHRGDEERYQHDFRAMVAGLNGLMTTTDANLSEVSALLQAIARGDLTARMHGDFRGVFARMRDDANATVSQLTDIVSRIQEASGTINLAAGEIATGNDDLAHRTEQQAANLEETAASMEELTSTVRQNADSARQANQLAISAAAVASSGGEVVGQVVDTMRDIETSSRKISDIISVIDGIAFQTNILALNAAVEAARAGEQGRGFAVVASEVRTLAQRSAQAAKEIKGLIEASVDRVADGSMLVHQAGATMGDIVASVQRVTDIMAEISAASQEQSAGIEQVNLTITQMDEATQQNAALVEEATAAARSMEEQAQTLAASVGAFKLQRAGVAAVERRPVALMH; via the coding sequence ATGTCCCCCGTAGCTTCGAAAAAATTCCTCAGCCTGCAGTTCAAACTGTTGGGCGCACTGACTGTTGGCCTGTCTTTCATCCTGATCTGCGCGTTGGCTGGGCTTGCCTCGGCCTGGCTCAGTCTCTCCACCCAGGTGCCCGAGCAGGTCCAGCAGGCCACCGACAGCGAATTGATGAGTCGCGAATTCCGCCTGCAGGTGCAGGAATGGAAGAACGTGCTGATTCGCGGCAATGATGCCGAACAGCTCAGCAAGCACCTGTCCGCTTTCAACGAGGGAGCGGCCACCGTGAGCCGGCTCGCCGGGCAACTGGCCAGCAGCATGGATGATGCTCAAGCCGCCGCATTTGCGGCGCAGTTCCGCAAGGAACACCAGACCTTGACCGACAACTACCGCGCGGCGCTCACCGGTTTCGAGGCGGCGCAGTTCGACCCGCACGCAGGCGACGCGCTGGTCCGCGGCATGGATCGTGAGCCGACGCAGACGCTGGAGAAGTTGAACCAGCGGGCCAAGGCGGTGGCCGACGCTGCCGTCGTCAAGAAGTCCGAAGACGCGCGTCGCACCTTGATGTGGTCCGGGGTGGTTTCGCTGCTGGCTGCCGTCGTGTTGGTGGTAGCGCTGGCCTGGTGGATCCGCCGCTCGGTGATCGCGCCGGTGGTGAGTGCAGGGCAGGCCGCCCGCGCAGTGGCCTCGGGCAACCTGGATCATGTGATCAAGGTGCAGAGCCGCGATGAAGTGGGTCAGCTGGCTACCGCCATGCAGTCCATGACCACGACCTTGAAAGCGGTCATCGCCGCGCAACTGGACATGGCGCATCGCCATGACCTGGGCCAGATCAGTCACCGCATCGACGATGCGCAGTTTCCGGGCGAATACGGACGCATGGTGCGCGAATCCAATGCGCTGGTGGCCCAGCATATCGGCGTCAAATTGAAGGTGGTGGAAGTCATGCGCCGCTACTCGGTCGGCGATCTGTCGGTGGACATGGATCGCCTGCCCGGCGAGAAGGCCGTGATCACCGAAGCGATGGACGCCACCAAGGCCAGCCTGGCGGCCATCAACAACGAGATCAAACAACTGGCCGCAGCGGCTGCCGCAGGCGATTTCAGCCATCGCGGCGATGAGGAACGCTACCAGCATGACTTCCGCGCGATGGTTGCCGGCCTCAATGGCTTGATGACCACCACCGACGCCAACCTGTCGGAAGTCTCGGCGCTGCTGCAGGCCATCGCACGCGGCGATCTGACCGCGCGCATGCACGGAGACTTCCGCGGCGTGTTTGCACGGATGCGCGATGACGCCAATGCCACGGTGTCGCAGCTCACCGACATCGTGTCCCGTATCCAGGAAGCCTCGGGCACGATCAACCTGGCGGCCGGCGAAATCGCCACCGGCAATGACGACCTGGCCCATCGCACCGAGCAGCAGGCAGCCAACCTGGAAGAAACCGCCGCGTCGATGGAGGAGCTGACCTCCACCGTGCGCCAGAACGCCGACTCGGCGCGCCAGGCCAACCAGCTGGCGATCAGCGCGGCCGCGGTGGCCTCCAGCGGCGGTGAAGTGGTGGGGCAGGTGGTGGACACCATGCGCGATATCGAAACCTCGTCGCGCAAGATCTCCGACATCATCTCGGTCATCGATGGCATCGCCTTCCAGACCAACATCCTGGCGCTGAATGCGGCGGTGGAAGCCGCACGTGCCGGCGAGCAGGGTCGTGGCTTTGCCGTGGTGGCCTCGGAAGTGCGCACGTTGGCCCAGCGCTCGGCGCAGGCGGCCAAGGAGATCAAGGGGCTGATCGAAGCGTCGGTGGATCGCGTGGCCGATGGCTCGATGCTCGTGCATCAAGCCGGCGCCACCATGGGCGACATCGTCGCCTCGGTGCAGCGCGTGACCGACATCATGGCCGAGATCTCCGCGGCTTCGCAGGAGCAGTCGGCGGGCATCGAGCAGGTCAACCTGACCATCACCCAGATGGATGAAGCCACCCAGCAGAATGCAGCGCTGGTGGAAGAAGCCACCGCGGCGGCACGCAGCATGGAAGAACAGGCGCAGACCCTGGCGGCGTCGGTGGGGGCGTTCAAGCTCCAGCGTGCCGGCGTGGCTGCGGTGGAGCGCCGGCCTGTCGCCCTGATGCATTGA
- a CDS encoding MFS transporter, translated as MPVKPRLSFWQIWNMSFGFLGIQFGFALQGGFVSRIFQTLGAEKDSLPFLWIAAPLTGLLVQPIVGYFSDRTWHPWLGRRRPFFLAGAVLSSIALIFMPHSPTLWMAAGLLWVLDASINISMEPFRALVADKLPESQRSYGFVLQTLIIGIGTWVASNLPWFITRLGVPNEAGPGVVPPSVQIAFAIGAFVFMASILVTVFTTREYPPDDLQAFRQQHQREGNFLGEILHHVAHMPAQMRRLGWVQFFSWFAFFAMWSLATPGLTEHVFHAPAPLAGAYDMSIPAQAEAFRAANAAYQNAADLVGSYMGWYGLSSMLVALLLTLYAARRGLNRKAVHLASLTLGGLGFISMYFVPQPAWLILSFALVGVAWASILSMPYALLSSHVPADRMGIYMGIFNMFIVIPQIVAATLLGPLMRGLFDNQSIHALVLSGVSLLLAAVAVLRVSNQVATDEVPA; from the coding sequence ATGCCCGTCAAACCGCGCCTGTCCTTCTGGCAGATCTGGAACATGTCGTTTGGCTTCCTGGGCATCCAGTTCGGCTTCGCCCTGCAAGGCGGCTTCGTCTCGCGCATCTTCCAGACCCTGGGCGCGGAGAAGGATTCACTGCCGTTCCTCTGGATCGCCGCGCCACTGACCGGCCTGCTGGTTCAACCCATCGTCGGCTACTTCAGTGATCGCACCTGGCATCCCTGGCTGGGTCGACGCCGCCCGTTCTTCCTTGCCGGCGCGGTTCTCAGTTCCATCGCGCTGATCTTCATGCCGCACTCGCCCACGCTGTGGATGGCCGCTGGCCTGCTGTGGGTGCTGGACGCCTCGATCAACATCAGCATGGAACCGTTCCGTGCGCTGGTCGCCGACAAGTTGCCGGAGAGCCAACGTTCCTACGGCTTTGTCCTGCAGACGCTGATCATCGGTATCGGTACCTGGGTGGCGAGCAACCTGCCGTGGTTCATCACCCGCCTGGGCGTGCCGAACGAAGCTGGTCCCGGGGTGGTGCCGCCCTCGGTGCAGATTGCCTTTGCGATTGGCGCGTTCGTGTTCATGGCCAGCATCCTGGTGACCGTGTTCACCACCCGCGAATATCCGCCCGATGATCTGCAGGCGTTCCGCCAACAACACCAACGCGAAGGCAACTTCCTCGGCGAAATCCTCCATCACGTGGCGCACATGCCGGCGCAAATGCGCCGCCTCGGCTGGGTGCAGTTCTTCAGCTGGTTCGCTTTCTTCGCCATGTGGAGTCTGGCCACGCCCGGACTGACCGAGCACGTCTTCCACGCGCCCGCACCGCTGGCAGGCGCCTACGACATGAGCATCCCCGCACAGGCCGAGGCGTTCCGCGCGGCCAATGCGGCGTACCAGAACGCGGCCGACCTGGTCGGCTCGTACATGGGCTGGTATGGCTTGTCCTCGATGCTGGTGGCCTTGTTGCTGACGCTGTACGCCGCGCGGCGCGGGCTGAATCGCAAGGCGGTGCACCTGGCATCGCTCACCCTGGGCGGGCTGGGCTTCATCTCGATGTACTTCGTGCCACAGCCGGCGTGGTTGATCCTGTCCTTCGCCTTGGTGGGCGTGGCCTGGGCCAGCATCCTGTCGATGCCGTATGCGCTGCTGTCCAGCCATGTGCCGGCCGATCGCATGGGCATCTACATGGGCATCTTCAACATGTTCATCGTGATCCCGCAGATCGTGGCCGCCACCCTGCTCGGCCCGTTGATGCGCGGCCTGTTCGACAACCAGTCCATTCATGCGCTGGTGTTGAGCGGCGTCAGCCTGCTGCTGGCGGCGGTCGCGGTGCTGCGCGTGAGCAACCAGGTCGCCACCGACGAGGTTCCGGCATGA
- the rnd gene encoding ribonuclease D, producing the protein MPHWIETPDALASFLTRKPARVGLDTEFVRERTFWPQLALVQLAIGDEILLVDPLRPGMTRALAGLLGDPDILKVMHSASEDVVALKYACGVAPQPLFDTQIAAALAGVGAGMGYQKLVEQITGVTLPKGETRSDWLRRPLSDSQLTYAADDVQYLFVLHDDLSARLQAGDRLAWLHEDSQRLIENSQQDEGERWPHLALRSAQFLEPPAQRRLLRLLRWRETQARRSDRPRSWILDNEMAVALARTPPLDRAALLRWLDGQPKSPRKLADALWTALDTPLEDEDQAPLARSATDRDKSQLKKLQDAVAVRTRELGLPEGVLASRRALEALLEFQRDAPGGWPAGLAGWRRNALESSLAPLLVGAD; encoded by the coding sequence GTGCCCCATTGGATTGAAACGCCCGACGCCCTGGCCTCCTTCCTCACGCGCAAGCCCGCGCGGGTCGGCCTGGACACCGAATTTGTCCGCGAGCGCACGTTCTGGCCGCAACTGGCGCTGGTGCAACTGGCGATCGGTGACGAGATCCTGCTGGTGGATCCGCTACGCCCCGGCATGACCCGGGCGCTGGCCGGGTTGTTGGGCGATCCGGACATCCTCAAGGTCATGCACAGCGCCAGCGAGGATGTGGTGGCGCTGAAATATGCCTGTGGCGTGGCGCCGCAACCGTTGTTCGACACCCAGATTGCCGCCGCGCTGGCCGGGGTGGGCGCCGGAATGGGCTATCAGAAGCTGGTGGAACAGATCACCGGCGTCACCCTGCCCAAGGGTGAGACCCGCTCGGACTGGCTACGCCGCCCGCTCAGTGATTCGCAACTGACCTACGCGGCCGACGATGTGCAGTATTTGTTCGTACTCCACGATGATCTGAGCGCGCGCTTGCAGGCCGGTGATCGCCTGGCCTGGCTGCACGAAGACAGCCAGCGCCTGATCGAAAACTCGCAGCAGGACGAAGGCGAGCGCTGGCCTCATCTGGCCTTGCGCAGCGCACAGTTCCTGGAACCACCGGCGCAACGCCGCTTGTTGCGCCTGCTGCGCTGGCGCGAAACGCAGGCGCGTCGCAGCGACCGGCCGCGCAGCTGGATCCTCGACAACGAGATGGCGGTGGCGCTGGCGCGCACTCCGCCGCTGGATCGCGCCGCCCTGCTGCGCTGGCTGGACGGCCAGCCCAAGTCGCCGCGCAAACTGGCCGATGCCTTGTGGACCGCACTGGACACCCCGCTTGAAGACGAAGACCAGGCGCCGCTGGCGCGCAGCGCCACCGATCGCGACAAGAGCCAGCTGAAAAAACTGCAGGACGCCGTGGCCGTGCGCACGCGTGAACTCGGCCTGCCGGAAGGCGTGCTGGCCTCGCGCCGGGCGCTGGAAGCCTTGCTGGAATTCCAGCGCGACGCACCCGGTGGCTGGCCCGCCGGACTGGCCGGCTGGCGGCGTAATGCACTGGAATCCAGCCTCGCGCCGCTGCTGGTGGGCGCGGACTAG
- a CDS encoding alpha-glucosidase produces the protein MNDKHWWRGAVIYQIYPRSFLDSDGDGVGDLPGIVDKLDYIASLGVDAIWISPFFKSPMADFGYDIADYRDVDPLFGSLSDFDRLLAKAHALGIKVMIDQVLSHCSVEHAWFKESRESRDNPKADWYVWADPKEDGTAPNNWMSLFGGVAWRWEPRREQYYLHNFLSSQPDLNFHNPEVQAATLDNVKFWLDKGVDGLRLDAINFCFHDAQLRDNPPKPKDKRVGRGFSPDNPYAYQYHWYNNTQPENLPFLERLRALLDRYPDAAALGEISSEDSLATTAEYVSDKRLHMGYSFELLTDDSSAAYIRGTVERLETTMTEGWPCWAVSNHDVQRAVSRWGGDASSPELAAQLVALVCSLRGSVCLYQGEELGLPEADVPYADLQDPYGKAFWPNFKGRDGCRTPMPWNDDTQAGFSAGKPWLPIPQTHRAINVAAQERDPQSVLQQVRRFLAWRRQQPALQRGSIAFHDAPEPILAFQRDADAQSLLAVFNLSPQAQRWPLPEALRQRVQDAPEFGAGVLRDGELELPARGVWIARLR, from the coding sequence ATGAACGACAAGCATTGGTGGCGCGGCGCGGTGATCTACCAGATCTACCCGCGCAGCTTCCTCGACAGCGATGGCGATGGCGTCGGCGATCTGCCGGGCATCGTGGACAAACTGGATTACATCGCCAGCCTGGGCGTGGACGCGATCTGGATCTCGCCGTTCTTCAAGTCGCCGATGGCCGACTTTGGCTACGACATCGCCGACTACCGCGATGTCGATCCGCTGTTCGGCAGCTTGTCCGATTTCGATCGCCTGCTGGCCAAGGCGCACGCGCTCGGCATCAAGGTGATGATCGATCAGGTGCTGAGCCATTGTTCGGTGGAGCACGCCTGGTTCAAGGAAAGCCGCGAGAGCCGCGACAATCCCAAGGCCGACTGGTACGTCTGGGCCGACCCGAAAGAGGACGGCACCGCGCCGAACAACTGGATGTCGCTGTTCGGTGGCGTCGCCTGGCGCTGGGAGCCGCGCCGCGAGCAGTACTATCTGCACAACTTCCTGTCCTCGCAACCGGATCTGAACTTCCACAATCCGGAAGTACAGGCCGCCACGCTGGACAACGTCAAGTTCTGGCTGGACAAGGGCGTGGACGGCTTGCGCCTGGATGCGATCAACTTCTGCTTCCATGACGCGCAGCTGCGTGACAATCCGCCCAAGCCGAAGGACAAGCGGGTCGGGCGTGGATTCAGTCCCGACAATCCCTACGCCTATCAGTACCACTGGTACAACAACACCCAGCCCGAGAACCTGCCGTTCCTGGAGCGGTTGCGCGCACTGCTGGACCGCTATCCCGATGCGGCCGCTTTGGGCGAAATCTCCTCGGAGGATTCGCTGGCCACGACCGCCGAATACGTCAGCGACAAACGCCTGCACATGGGCTACAGCTTCGAGCTGCTGACGGACGACAGCAGTGCCGCCTACATCCGTGGCACGGTCGAACGTCTGGAAACGACCATGACCGAAGGCTGGCCCTGCTGGGCGGTCTCCAATCACGACGTACAGCGCGCAGTGAGCCGGTGGGGTGGAGACGCCTCTTCGCCAGAACTCGCCGCGCAGCTGGTCGCTCTGGTGTGTTCGTTGCGCGGCTCGGTGTGCCTTTACCAGGGCGAGGAGCTTGGCCTGCCGGAAGCCGACGTGCCCTATGCGGATCTGCAGGATCCTTATGGCAAAGCGTTCTGGCCGAACTTCAAGGGGCGCGACGGTTGCCGTACGCCGATGCCGTGGAATGACGATACCCAGGCGGGATTCAGCGCCGGCAAGCCGTGGCTGCCGATTCCGCAGACGCATCGCGCCATCAATGTGGCCGCGCAGGAACGCGATCCGCAGTCGGTGCTGCAGCAGGTCCGTCGCTTCCTGGCCTGGCGCCGGCAGCAGCCGGCGCTGCAGCGCGGCAGCATTGCCTTCCATGACGCGCCCGAACCAATCCTGGCGTTCCAGCGCGATGCCGACGCGCAGAGCCTGCTCGCGGTGTTCAATCTTTCGCCACAGGCGCAACGCTGGCCGCTGCCGGAAGCACTGCGCCAGCGTGTGCAGGACGCGCCCGAATTCGGCGCCGGTGTCCTGCGCGACGGCGAACTGGAGCTGCCAGCACGCGGCGTCTGGATCGCACGACTGCGCTGA